One genomic segment of Ricinus communis isolate WT05 ecotype wild-type chromosome 3, ASM1957865v1, whole genome shotgun sequence includes these proteins:
- the LOC8261778 gene encoding alkane hydroxylase MAH1, translated as MALIGIYEIVLAFVCFAIGCWLSNRTEIQSNWPVVGMLPSLLANVYRLHDWTLGLVEKSGGTFHFKGPWFINMDIVGTVDPANVKHMMSVNFTNYPKGSEYKEMFDIFGDGIFNTDSELWRTQRKAAVALINHERFRQFLNKVLRAKVQKGLIPVLEHVSKQGLTVDIQDLFHRFSLDITTKLVTGFDRESLSIELSDDEVAVALDNAEEVIFYRHVRPKMFWKLQRWLGLGVEKKMKIAWETMDRAAAKYIARRRQQLMEEEVAEDEFDLMGSYIKYNVGQQLFRGSKSDDEFLRDTIFSFLVAGRENSLAWFFWLLSENPQAEAKIREELNSLLPENKVHEGPQLFDLEKLNKLLYLHGALCETLRLYPPVMFEHKEPLQPDILPSGHHVDPRMKILVSTYLMGRMKSIWGEDCLEFKPERWISKADGRLVQHPPHKFMAFNAGPRTCLGKDIALLVMKIVAAILLQNYNVEVVKEHPVAPNCASIILHIKHGLMARISRRWTSN; from the coding sequence TATGAGATTGTGTTAGCCTTCGTTTGTTTTGCAATTGGCTGCTGGTTGAGCAACCGCACTGAGATCCAAAGTAACTGGCCTGTGGTGGGTATGCTTCCTTCTCTGTTGGCCAATGTCTATCGGCTTCATGACTGGACCCTGGGCTTAGTAGAAAAAAGTGGTGGCACTTTCCACTTTAAGGGTCCATGGTTTATTAACATGGACATTGTCGGCACTGTTGATCCAGCCAATGTAAAGCACATGATGAGCGTCAACTTCACCAATTACCCTAAAGGTTCTGAATACAAAGAAATGTTTGATATATTTGGAGATGGGATTTTCAATACTGATTCTGAGTTATGGAGGACTCAGAGAAAAGCTGCTGTTGCATTGATCAATCATGAACGGTTTCGCCAGTTTCTGAACAAGGTCTTAAGAGCTAAGGTGCAAAAAGGGTTGATCCCAGTCCTTGAGCATGTCTCCAAGCAAGGTCTAACAGTGGACATCCAGGATTTGTTTCACAGGTTCTCGTTGGACATTACAACGAAATTGGTTACAGGATTCGACCGAGAATCCCTCTCTATCGAATTATCTGACGATGAGGTTGCTGTTGCCCTGGATAATGCGGAAgaagttatattttataggCATGTTAGGCCAAAAATGTTTTGGAAGTTGCAAAGATGGCTAGGGCTTGGGGtagagaagaaaatgaaaatagctTGGGAAACGATGGATCGTGCAGCAGCTAAATATATAGCAAGGAGAAGGCAGCAACTCATGGAAGAAGAGGTGGCAGAAGATGAGTTTGATCTGATGGGATCGTACATCAAGTATAATGTCGGGCAACAACTATTCAGGGGATCGAAATCGGACGACGAGTTTCTGAGAGACACCATATTCAGTTTTCTAGTGGCCGGACGAGAAAATTCCCTGGCTTGGTTCTTTTGGCTCTTGTCAGAGAATCCACAAGCGGAGGCCAAGATTAGAGAAGAGCTGAACTCCTTATTACCAGAAAACAAAGTGCATGAAGGGCCACAGCTCTTTGACTTGGAAAAGCTGAACAAGTTGCTGTATTTGCATGGGGCATTATGTGAAACATTAAGGCTCTATCCACCAGTTATGTTTGAGCATAAGGAACCTCTGCAACCAGACATCCTTCCAAGTGGGCACCATGTTGATCCAAGGATGAAAATCTTAGTTTCAACATATCTGATGGGTAGAATGAAATCTATATGGGGAGAAGACTGCCTAGAGTTCAAGCCAGAAAGATGGATCTCCAAGGCAGATGGGAGATTAGTACAGCACCCTCCACATAAGTTCATGGCCTTTAATGCAGGGCCAAGGACTTGCCTGGGGAAGGATATTGCTCTGCTTGTAATGAAGATAGTTGCAGCTATTTTGCTCCAGAATTACAATGTTGAGGTGGTGAAAGAACATCCCGTGGCTCCCAATTGTGCTTCTATTATCCTTCATATTAAGCATGGATTAATGGCTAGGATTAGCAGAAGGTGGACTTCAAATTAG